Proteins found in one Acanthopagrus latus isolate v.2019 chromosome 3, fAcaLat1.1, whole genome shotgun sequence genomic segment:
- the LOC119016516 gene encoding T-cell differentiation antigen CD6-like isoform X6 encodes MKLLKCVLIVQLSCFCQALQNSSTPTDIPVTAAEEEEFSSDPYVHRRAGECSFTLRMPGNRSSEDVPLAAGSADVLLEQICQDLDCGSVYHVKKASRLSNTTCFHDCLYQGGRLQNCSQSVGNGCTVVAEAVCGHQAVRLAGGSDRCAGRVELWRDGRWGTVCDDRWDLRDANVVCAQLGCGYALSVTGQDGSFPPGRGPVLLDELNCTGQEENLWACPAARSESDCGHKEDAGVVCSEMRAIRLTGGLDRCSGKVEVHRNGSWGTVCDNCWNKDLAALVCSMLQCGEPTQISQFVPPLTNNNGTLWYYSCNPNEQSLWQCRERANITHLCAWSKASGVVCNGSLGFPAATTASANATVTIGWTTDAPELGPPEGFFLPSTELLSTITVCLVLIVFLITNTMLCCHYRRRHALLLHQTRSAPRPSSEHHHNSYEDNVNLISVKATSPQADAPTDPRYLWTQLSSVDSTSVDTDYEQYDPSNESSVPLSTFRNSQRYRTDVNPLMQPSGLDPLCEEVSHFD; translated from the exons GTGACCCTTACGTTCACAGACGTGCCGGTGAATGCAGCTTCACGCTCAGGATGCCTGGAAACAGGAGCAGTGAAGACGTGCCGCTGGCAGCCGGCTCTGCAGATGTGCTGCTCGAACAGATCTGTCAGGATCTTGACTGCGGCAGCGTCTATCATGTGAAGAAAGCCAGCCGACTTTCTAATACCACCTGCTTTCACGACTGCTTGTACCAAGGTGGTCGCTTGCAGAACTGTTCGCAGAGCGTGGGAAATGGCTGCACGGTGGTTGCTGAAGCAGTTTGTG GCCACCAGGCTGTGCGGCTGGCAGGAGGTTCGGACCGCTGTGCCGGGCGGGTGGAGCTGTGGAGGGATGGGAGGTGGGGCACGGTGTGTGACGACCGGTGGGACCTGCGGGATGCCAACGTGGTGTGCGCCCAGCTCGGCTGTGGTTACGCCCTCAGCGTGACGGGACAGGACGGCTCCTTCCCTCCAGGCAGAGGACCGGTCCTGCTGGACGAGCTGAACTGTACGGGCCAGGAGGAGAACCTGTGGGCCTGTCCGGCTGCACGGAGCGAGTCCGACTGCGGACACAAGGAGGATGCTGGTGTCGTCTGTTCAG AGATGAGAGCAATCAGACTGACTGGAGGTCTCGACCGCTGCTCTGGTAAAGTGGAAGTCCACCGTAACGGCAGCTGGGGGACGGTGTGTGATAACTGCTGGAACAAAGACTTGGCCGCCCTAGTGTGCTCCATGCTGCAGTGTGGCGAGCCGACACAAATTTCCCAGTTTGTTCCTCCTCTCACTAACAACAACGGCACGCTGTGGTACTATTCGTGCAATCCAAACGAGCAGAGTCTGTGGCAGTGCAGGGAGAGAGCCAATATTACACATCTGTGCGCGTGGTCCAAAGCATCTGGTGTCGTCTGTAATG GTTCTCTCGGGTTTCCTGCAGCGACCACAGCCTCAGCTAACGCGACTGTGACGATCGGCTGGACGACtg ATGCGCCCGAGCTCGGCCCGCCTGAGGGCTTCTTCTTACCGTCTACAGAGCTTCTCAGCACCATCACTGTTTGTCTTGTGCTCATCGTGTTTCTCATCACAAACACGATGCTCTGCTGCCATTACAGAAGACGACACG CGCTCCTGCTCCATCAGACGCGCTCCGCCCCGCGACCTTCCTCTGAACATCACCACAACAGCTACGAGGACAACGTCAACCTCATCAGTGTGAAGGCTACCTCACCTCAGGCGGACG CCCCCACCGACCCCAGGTATCTTTGGACCCAGCTTAGTAGTGTTGACAGCACGTCAGTAGATACAGACTATGAGCAGTATGACCCAAGCAATGAGTCGTCTGTCCCTTTGTCAACCTTTCGGA ATTCTCAGAGGTACAGAACAGACGTGAACCCTTTGATGCAGCCCTCAGGTCTCGACCCCCTCTGTGAGGAAG